One window of Corynebacterium accolens genomic DNA carries:
- the fbaA gene encoding class II fructose-bisphosphate aldolase, producing the protein MPIATPEAYNQMLDTAKQNGFAFPAINCTSSETINAALKGFAEAESDGIIQFSTGGAEFGSGLAVKNKVNGALALAAFAHEAAKHYGVNIALHTDHCQKEVLDDYVRPLMAISQERVDRGENPLFQSHMWDGSAIPIDENLVIAQELLEKAKKAHIILEAEIGVVGGEEDGVEAKAGDNLYTTPEDFEKTIDALGTGEKGRYLLAATFGNVHGVYKPGNVKLRPEVLLEGQKVAQKKLGLSEGEHAFDFVFHGGSGSEKEKIEEALRYGVIKMNVDTDTQYAFTNPVARHMMENYDGVFKIDGEVGNKKVYDPRSYLKKAEQGMSERVIEACQDLHSVGKTTAK; encoded by the coding sequence ATGCCAATTGCAACCCCCGAGGCGTATAACCAGATGCTGGACACCGCGAAGCAGAACGGCTTCGCGTTCCCGGCCATCAACTGCACCTCATCTGAAACGATCAACGCAGCACTGAAGGGCTTTGCCGAGGCAGAGTCTGACGGCATCATCCAATTCTCCACCGGTGGCGCAGAGTTCGGCTCTGGCCTCGCGGTCAAGAACAAGGTTAACGGTGCTCTGGCGCTAGCCGCTTTCGCACACGAGGCTGCGAAGCACTACGGCGTTAATATCGCCTTGCACACCGACCACTGCCAGAAGGAAGTTCTGGACGATTACGTTCGTCCGCTGATGGCTATTTCTCAGGAGCGCGTTGACCGCGGTGAGAACCCGCTCTTCCAGTCCCACATGTGGGACGGCTCTGCTATTCCGATCGATGAAAACTTGGTCATCGCCCAGGAGCTTCTGGAAAAGGCGAAGAAGGCCCACATCATTCTCGAGGCAGAGATTGGTGTCGTTGGCGGCGAAGAAGACGGTGTCGAGGCTAAGGCCGGCGATAACCTGTACACGACTCCGGAAGACTTTGAAAAGACCATCGATGCCCTGGGCACCGGCGAGAAGGGCCGCTACTTGTTGGCCGCTACCTTCGGTAACGTGCACGGCGTCTACAAGCCGGGCAACGTGAAGCTGCGCCCCGAGGTCCTGCTGGAGGGCCAGAAGGTTGCGCAGAAGAAGCTCGGCCTGAGCGAGGGCGAGCACGCCTTTGACTTCGTCTTCCACGGCGGTTCCGGCTCCGAGAAGGAGAAGATCGAAGAGGCGCTGCGCTACGGCGTCATCAAGATGAACGTGGACACCGATACCCAGTACGCGTTTACCAACCCAGTGGCCCGCCACATGATGGAAAACTACGACGGCGTGTTCAAGATTGACGGCGAGGTGGGCAACAAGAAGGTCTACGACCCACGCTCTTACCTGAAGAAGGCAGAGCAGGGTATGTCCGAGCGCGTCATCGAGGCATGCCAGGACCTCCACTCCGTGGGCAAGACCACGGCTAAGTAG